A section of the Girardinichthys multiradiatus isolate DD_20200921_A chromosome 5, DD_fGirMul_XY1, whole genome shotgun sequence genome encodes:
- the pcdh10a gene encoding protocadherin-10a isoform X3, producing MCTWRETEEMIWFILLLSILNGALCQLHYSVPEEQEPGTVVGNIAEDLGLDITKLSARRFQTVPNSRTLYLEVNLENGALFVKEKIDREKICKQTIPCLLHLEAFLENPLELFRVEIEVTDINDNPPSFPETDISVEISESAIPGTRFPVENAFDPDVGTNALSTYAITNNNYFYLDVQTQSDGTKFAELVLEKPLDREQQAVHRYVLTAVDGGLPQRTGTALLVVKVLDSNDNAPTFDESVYTVNLRENSPVGTLVIQLNASDVDEGLNGEIVYSFSSHNTPRIKDLFNIDARTGRIEVASEVDYEESNTHQINVQAKDLGANAVPAHCKVLVKLVDVNDNTPEIGFSTVTESVSEQDAPGTVIALFSVSDRDSGENGQMSCEILGDVPFKLKSSFKNYYTIVTDGLLDRENTDSYTITVVAKDKGQPSLATSKSIKVHVSDENDNAPRFTQAIYDVYVTENNVPGAFIHAVSALDPDIGQNALITYSILECDIQGMSVDTYVSINQDTGYLYALRSFDYEQLKEFNFMVQAKDSGPVELFSNATVNVIIVDQNDNAPSVIAPIGKNGTAKEHLPRSAEPGYLVTRIVAMDADDGENARLSYSILRGNEMGMFRMDWRTGELRTARRISPKRDPQGFYDLLIEVRDHGQPPLSSSASVSVILVDSVVEGRSGDRGSASKAKETSLDLTLILIIALGSVSFIFLLAMIVLAVRCQKDKKLNLYTCLLAGDCCLCCGSCCSRQSRGRKQKKLSKSDIMLVQSTNVTTGVGPVGQVPVEESGVGSVGGGFGSHHHQNQNSYCYQVCLTPESAKTDLMFLKPCSPSRSNDADHTNPCGAIVTGYSDQQPDIISNGSILSSETKHQRAELSYLVDRPRRVNSSAFQEADIVSSKDSGHGDSEQGDSDHDATNRGHSAGADLFSNCTEECKALGHSDRCWMPSFVPSDGRQGPDYRSNLHVPGMDATLPDTEPAKGFASSFHVDLSETA from the exons ATGTGCACttggagagagacagaggagatgattTGGTTTATACTCCTGCTCTCCATTCTGAATGGAGCTCTATGTCAGCTGCACTACTCCGTGCCAGAAGAGCAAGAACCTGGCACCGTGGTTGGGAATATCGCAGAAGATTTAGGCTTAGACATCACCAAACTTTCCGCTCGCCGGTTCCAGACGGTGCCAAATTCGCGGACACTTTATCTGGAGGTGAACTTGGAGAACGGCGCGCTGTTTGTAAAGGAGAAAATAGATCGGGAGAAAATCTGCAAGCAGACTATCCCGTGCCTGCTGCACCTGGAGGCGTTTTTGGAGAACCCACTGGAGCTCTTCCGCGTGGAGATTGAGGTGACGGATATCAACGACAATCCGCCCAGCTTCCCGGAGACTGACATTTCCGTGGAAATATCTGAGAGTGCCATACCCGGGACACGTTTCCCGGTGGAGAATGCCTTCGACCCCGACGTTGGCACCAACGCACTCAGCACGTATGCTATAACCAACAATAACTATTTTTACCTCGACGTACAGACGCAGAGCGACGGGACCAAATTTGCGGAGCTGGTGCTGGAGAAGCCGCTGGACAGGGAGCAGCAGGCGGTTCACCGGTATGTGCTGACGGCTGTGGACGGGGGACTCCCGCAGCGGACAGGAACGGCTCTCTTGGTCGTTAAAGTTCTGGACTCTAATGACAACGCTCCCACGTTCGATGAGTCTGTATACACGGTTAATCTGCGGGAAAACTCACCCGTGGGGACTCTAGTCATCCAGCTCAACGCCTCAGATGTAGACGAGGGACTAAACGGAGAAATAGTTTATTCCTTCAGCAGCCACAACACCCCACGGATAAAGGACTTGTTCAATATCGACGCCAGAACAGGCAGAATAGAAGTGGCGAGCGAAGTGGACTATGAAGAGAGCAATACGCACCAGATCAACGTCCAGGCGAAAGATCTGGGAGCCAACGCCGTCCCTGCGCACTGCAAAGTGCTGGTTAAACTCGTGGATGTGAATGACAACACGCCGGAGATCGGCTTCAGCACCGTAACTGAGTCTGTGAGTGAGCAAGACGCACCGGGCACCGTCATTGCCCTTTTCAGCGTCTCGGACCGAGACTCTGGTGAGAACGGTCAGATGAGCTGTGAGATCCTTGGTGACGTCCCCTTCAAGCTGAAGTCGTCGTTTAAAAACTACTACACCATTGTGACGGACGGCTTGCTGGACAGAGAGAACACGGACTCATACACCATCACTGTGGTGGCCAAAGATAAAGGTCAGCCCTCGCTGGCAACCAGCAAATCCATAAAGGTGCATGTCTCAGACGAGAACGACAACGCGCCCCGTTTTACGCAGGCTATTTATGATGTGTATGTGACTGAAAACAACGTACCTGGCGCTTTCATTCACGCAGTGAGCGCCTTGGACCCTGATATAGGACAAAATGCTCTAATTACCTACTCCATATTGGAGTGTGACATCCAAGGCATGTCTGTAGACACGTATGTCTCCATAAACCAAGACACCGGCTACCTTTACGCACTGCGCTCTTTCGATTACGAACAGCTGAAAGAGTTCAACTTCATGGTCCAGGCTAAGGACTCAGGTCCTGTCGAGCTGTTTTCTAATGCAACTGTTAACGTGATAATAGTCGACCAAAATGATAACGCCCCCAGTGTCATAGCTCCTATAGGTAAAAACGGTACAGCCAAAGAACACCTGCCGCGCTCTGCGGAACCTGGATACCTGGTCACGCGCATCGTGGCCATGGACGCAGATGATGGCGAAAACGCACGGCTGTCCTACAGCATCCTGCGGGGCAACGAGATGGGAATGTTTCGCATGGACTGGAGGACAGGAGAGCTGAGAACGGCTCGCAGGATCTCCCCTAAGCGGGACCCACAGGGCTTTTACGACCTGCTGATAGAGGTGAGAGACCACGGGCAGCCCCCTCTTTCCTCCTCCGCCAGTGTGAGCGTAATACTAGTGGACAGCGTGGTGGAGGGCCGCAGTGGGGACCGCGGCTCGGCTTCCAAGGCTAAAGAGACTTCCCTTGATCTCACTCTGATTCTCATCATTGCCCTGGGATCCGTGTCCTTTATATTCCTCCTGGCCATGATCGTGCTGGCTGTGCGTTGTCAAAAGGACAAGAAGCTCAACCTGTACACGTGCCTGCTGGCCGGCGATTGCTGCCTGTGTTGTGGCTCCTGCTGCAGCAGGCAGAGTCGCGGCAGGAAGCAGAAAAAGCTGAGCAAATCCGACATCATGCTGGTTCAGAGCACCAACGTGACCACGGGGGTTGGACCCGTCGGGCAGGTGCCAGTTGAGGAGTCTGGGGTGGGGAGCGTGGGAGGCGGGTTCGGCTCTCATcaccaccagaaccagaactcctACTGCTACCAGGTGTGTCTGACACCGGAGTCCGCCAAGACGGATCTGATGTTCCTTAAGCCGTGCAGTCCCTCCCGCAGCAACGACGCGGATCACACCAACCCCTGCGGCGCCATAGTCACCGGCTACAGTGATCAGCAACCGGACATTATATCTAACGGCAGCATTCTATCCAGTGAG ACTAAACACCAACGAGCAGAACTCAGCTATCTGGTGGACAGACCCAGGCGTGTCAACAG TTCTGCATTTCAAGAAGCAGACATTGTCAGTTCTAAAGACAGTGGTCACGGCGACAGTGAACAGGGCGACAGCGACCACGACGCAACAAACCGGGGTCACTCAGCCG